In the genome of Thermoproteus tenax Kra 1, the window CGACTTTCTGTAGACCTCCAAGAACTCCTTGGACATAGCTACGCTATATTCAGGACGTAGTATTTTATCTCAGTGAACAACAACATAGTGCTTCTGACGCCCTCGCGCCAGCCCGCGCTCAAGCCCGACATCTTGACGCCGCCGTAGGGCAAAGCGTCGAACCTCACCCTAGTGGAGTCGTTTATCATCACGGCGCCGGCCTTTATGGCCCTCGCCACTCGGAACGCCCTCTTGTAGTCAGAGGTAAACACGGCGGACTGTAGGCCGTATTGAGTCCAGTTTGCTAACTCCACGGCCTCTCTCTCGTCCTCAAAGGGCGCCACGGGCAAAACGGGGCCGAAGACCTCCTCTCTAAACGCCTTGGCCTCGGGGGGCCTTCCGTCGAAGGCCACAAGCGTCGGCTCAAAGAAGTAGCCCTTCCTCTGCATCCTCCTGCCTCCGTACAACAGCTTCCCTCCCTTCTCCACGGCGTCTGCCACAATGCCCTCCATGGCCTTCACCATCTTGTCCGATATAACCGGCCCCATCTCTGTGGACTCATCCATGGGGTCCCCCACTTTTATCGCGGCGATCTTCCGCCTCAATATATCCAGGAATTTGTCGTAGACCTTCCTCTCCACGAAGACCCTCTTGGTCGCGTTGCAGTTCTGGCCGGCGTTCTCGAACCTGGCTCTGGCTATAATGGAGGCCGCCGCCTCAAGGTCGGCGTCGGCGAAGACTATGGCGGGATCGGAGCCGCCGGGCGCTATCATGAACTTCTTCCCCCTGCCGGCGGCTTTGGCGGCCACTTGTAGGCCCACCGCCGTGCTCCCCGTGAAGGATATGCCTACCACCTTTGGGTTGTCTACGAACTCGTTGAATATCTCCTCCCCGCTGCCCACAACTACCTGCACGACGCCTTGCGGCACGCCGGCCTTCTGCAATATCTGGGCCATCTTTAGGGCCGTAAGCGGAGTGTGGGAGGAGGGCTTTGCGATCACAGTGTTGCCTGCGGCGATGACGGGGGCTATCTTATGTGCGAAGGTCGAGGCCGGGTTATTGTAGCTGAGGGCTCCCGCCACAACGCCCATGGGCTCCCTGACCTCCATCGCGATCCTGTTCTCGTTGGCCAGGGGGTAGTCGTAGGCGTCGACCCTCGGGATCTTCCCCTCGAGGATATATTTGGCCTCCTCGGCGCTGGCCCTAAATATTTCGATCGCTCTTCGTAGCTCCGCCCTTGCGTCCCTTATAGGTTTGCCGGACTCTGCGACCAACGTGTTTATCAGCGTATCGTCGGCCTCGATAAGATCTGCGGCCCTCCTCAAAAGCTTGGCCCTCTCCCTTAAGGGGAGCTCGGACCATCTATAAAAGGCGTCCTCGGCCTCATCTATAGCCCTCCTCACCTCCTCCCTTGAGGCCGAGGGGAGCACGGCCAACACCTCCTCGGTGGCGGGATTCACAACGACGACGTCCGGCATAGGCCACAAAATCACGATACTTATAAATTTTTCTTTACTAATATATGTTTTTAATTTTTATAATTATTTAATATTATATATCTTTATTCAGGAAATAACCTTTAAATAAGCCATCTAGAGCGGTCTATGGGATTAAGGACGGGGGATCAGTATGTGGAGGGCCTCCGGAGGAGGAAGCACGTCGAGGTCTACGTCTTGGGCAAGTTGGTGGAGGATGTAACGACGCACCCGTTCCTGAAGCCGTCGGTCAAAGCCTTTAAGGCGACATTCGATGCAGCCTTCGATGAAGACACGCGGGCTCTGGCCAGAGTAAAGAGCCCGTTCATAGGCGAGGAGATAAACAGATTCGTCCACATACATCAGGGGCCCGAGGATCTTGTGGCGAAGGTTAAACTGTTGAGGAAGCTGAGCCACAAGGTGGGGACGTGCTTCCAGAGGTGTGTGGGCTGGGACGCCCTCAACACCATGTATATAGTCACGGGCAAGCTCGCCGAGAGGGAGGGCAAGAAGGTCTACTTCGAGAGATTCGTCGAGTATCTGAAGTACGTCCAGAAGAACGACCTGGCGCTGGCGGGGGCTATGACTGACGTCAAGGGAGTAAGATCGCTGAGGCCCCACGAGCAGCCCAACAAGGACGCCTATGTCCACGTTGTTGAGGAGAGGGGCGACGGGATAGTGGTCAGAGGCGCCAAGGCCAATATAACGGGGGTCGCCGTAGTGGACGAGGTAGTCGTCATGCCCACGAGGGCTATGACGGAGAAGGACGCTGAGTACGCCGTGGCCTTCGCAATCCCTCTGGACACGCCGGGCGTCAAAGTCGTCGTGGGGAGACAAGTCAACGACCTCAGGAGGTTCGAGGGGGAGATCGACGGCCTGCCCTATCTGTTCAACCACGAGGGGCTGGTGATATTCGAGGACGTGTTCGTCCCCTGGGAGAGAGTCTTCTTCTATAAGGAGTGGAAACATTCGGGGGAGCTTGTGGAGATATTCGCAAGCTTCCACAGACAGGGCTACGCCGGATGCAAGTCGGGGCTCGGCGATGTCATAATAGGCGCTTCGTTCAATCTAGCTAGACAGCTCGGCATCGCCGACAAGCCCCACGTCCAGGAGAAGCTCACCGAGATGGTGTTTCTGAACGAGACTATGTACTCCGCAGGCCTCGCGGCGAGCTGGGAGGGGAGGAAGCTGTTGAAGGACGGAGGCTGGTGGGTCAACCCCATGTTCGCCAATATAACTAAACATCTGGTGGCGAGGTTCCCCTACGAGATAGCCAGACTCTCCCACGACATTGCCGGAGGCATTATCGCCACGGGACCCAGCGAGGCGGATCTCAAGAACCCCGATCTGAGGAAGCTAATCGAGAAATATATACAAGGAGTGCCGGAGTTTACGGCCGAGGACAGGCTGCGGATGGTGCGCCTGTTGGAGAACATAAGCTTGAGCGCCGCCTACCTCGTTGAGTCTGTCCACGGCGCCGGCAGCCCCCAGGCTCAGCGTATATCTATCCAGAGGCTCTACGATCTTCAGAAGGCCGAGATGATAGCCAGACGCCTCGCCGGTATGACCAACGCCCAGCTGGATCAAAAGGTCGAGCCCCACAAGCCCTCGGACGCAGAAAGATGAAAGTAGGGAGGGCGGCTAGGTCTCCCCCCGTAACGGCGGACCCAAGCCTCAGCATAAGGGATGCCGCCAGACTTATGGCTGAGCGGAGGATAGGGCTCTTGGTTCTGACGAGGGGCAACGAGATCTTCGGCGTGGTGTCCGAGCGGGATATAGTCCGCGCCGTGGCCCAGGGCCTCGACCTCGGCGCACCTATCGGGGCGATAGCCACTAGGAGCGTAATAACTATAGATGCAGAGGCGACCTTAGCGGAAGCTGCGAGGCTTATGCGGGAGAAGGGCGTGAGGCACTTAGTTGTAACAAAGGGCGGGAGGCTCTACGGCGTCCTCTCCATAAGAGATGTCGTCGACGAGATGGCGCACCTCGAGATGGCGGCAGAGGGCGCCATAAACGTCGAACATACAGCCCCTGCAGATTAATAATTATAATTTTTCGACATTAATAAAAATGAAAGAAAAAATAATTAAAATATTCAAAAAATAGCAACTATGGACTTTATATATTGTGACGTAGTAGTGGTAGGATCGGGGTTGGCGGGGCTGCGCGCCGCCATAGCAGCCGCTGAGTCCAAGCCGGATCTCGAGGTGTGCGTAGTGACCAAAGTCTCGGGGCCGAGGTCCCACAGCATTGCCGCCGAGGGAGGAATGGCCGGCGTCCTCTACCCAGAGAAGACGGGCGACAGCGCGGAGCTCCACGCATATGACACAGTGAAGGGAGGCGACTTCCTGGTGGACCAAGACGCTGCGTTGATGTTGGCGCAGGAGGCCCCCAAGGAGATATTCTACCTCGAGAAGCTCGGCGTGCCGTGGAACCGCGACGCCGATGGCAGAATAGCGCTGAGGCTCTTCGGAGGTATGTCCAAGCCCAGGACCGCCTTCGCCAGGGACAAGACCGGCTTCTTCGTGATGTCGGCCTTATATAGAGCGGCGAGGTCGCTCCCCATCAAGTTCTACGAGGAGCATTTGGTCACCAAGCTCTTCATAAAGAGGGGGCAGTTCGCCGGCCTCATCGCCCTCGATCTGAGGCGCGGCGAGCTGAGGCTCTTCAGAGCTAAGGCGGGCGTGATTGCCACGGGAGGAGGGGGAAGGATGTTCAAGTTGACCACCATGGGCTTCGCCAATACGGGCGAGATGTGGGGCATCGCTCTGAGGGAGGGCATAGCGCTGAAGGACATGGAGTTCGTCCAGTGGCATCCCACTGCGCTAGTCCCGAGCGGGATCCTGATAAGCGAGGCCGCAAGAGCCGAGGGCGCCTATCTCGTGAACAAGCTCGGCGAGAGGTTCATGGCGCGTTACGCACCACAGAGGATGGAGCTGGCCCCAAGGGACGTAGTCGCCAGGGCGATAGCCACCGAGTGTATGGCCGGAAGGGGGTTTATACACGAGGAGTCAAAGATGTGCTACGTAGGTCTCGATCTGAGACATATAGACCCACAGAGGATGAAGGAGAGGCTTCCTCTGTTGATGGAGGTAGTCAGGACGTACGCCGGCCTGGACCCCACCAAGGACTTGATCCCGGTGGCGCCCGCCGTGCACTACTTCATGGGAGGGATACACACGGACCTACACGGGAGAGTGTTGGACGCCAACGGGAGATGGATCATAGGCCTCTGGGCCGCGGGCGAGGCCGCCTCAGTCTCTGTGCATGGGGCCAACAGACTTGGCTCGAACTCTCTGGCCGAGTGCGCCGTGTGGGGCAGATTGACGGGCATTCAAGCCGCCGAGTTTGCCTCGTCGACCCAACAGCCCCCCGCCCTCGATCTGGAGGCGAAGACCGTGTACGGCGCAGAGGAGAGGAGGATATTCGACAAGCTTCTTCACCGTGAGAGCGGAGGGATATCTCTGGGCCAAGTAAAGTCGGCCATCCAAGAGGCTCTCCACAGCGGCGCGGGCATATTCAGACACAAGTCCACTATCGAGGAGGCCCTTACTAAGGTCACGAGGACGGCCGCTAAGGTGATGCAAGTGAACGTACACGATGTGGGGAGGACCTACAACATGGAGCTCAAGGAGCTGTTGGAGCTCGACGGAGCCGTGCTCGCGGCACAAGTGATACTCATGGGCGCCTACTTTAGACAAGAGTCGAGGGGGTCCCACTATCGGTTGGACCACCCCAGCCGCGACGACTCCAGATGGCTGGTCCACACTATCGCCTATAGATACGGCGATGGGGTCGTCCTAAAGTGGGAGCCCGTGAGGATCTTGAAATGGCCGCCCGAGGTCAGATCCTATTAAAGCTCGGCGATGAGATCCTTCACTACTTTGTCTGTCAGAGGCTCGACGTAGACTGCGTTGGTCCCTAAGTCGGATATCTTGGTTGCACAGGCGAGCCGCGGCGTTCCGTTTATCTTCACCATACATGCGCCGCAGATGCCCATTCTGCACGCGTAGCGGAACGCCAGAGAGCCGTCTAGATCGTCTCTCACCTTTATCAAGAGGTCGAGGATCGTCGTGTTGGAGTCGGCGTCGACCGTGTACTTCTGTTCGTACTGTGCTCCGTCTCTATATCGTTTCACCGTCAATATGACCTTCACGGCAACACTATGGGCCTTATCGATCTCCCCGATCTGAGGGCCTCCACGGCCTCGTTGATCTGCTCCAGCTTATAGAAGTCGCGGGCCATAAGCTCGGGCCTCAAGAGGCCGCGCTCGACCATGCCGATAACCTTGGGCAGATCGACGCGAGGCCTTGCGCCGTAGCTGCCGATCACACTGATGCCTCCCCTCACCACGCGCGCGACGTGTAGCGGCGCCTTCTTGCCCAGCCCCATGAGGCCGACCAACACCACTCTTCCGCCGGTTGAGGCCATATCGATAGCTTGTTCCACTGTCTGCTCGCTGCCCACCGCCTCCACGACTACGTCGGCGCCTCTTCCGTCTGTGAGCTTCCTCACCTCGGCCACCGCATCGCCGTCCCTAGCGTTTACAACCTCGGCGCCCATCTCGGCCGCAAGCTTTAGCTTCTCCGGGTTTCTGCCCACCGCTATGACTCTGGCTCCCACAGCCCTTGCCACTTGGACGATCGCCAGTCCCACGCCGCCCGTGCCTATCACGGCCACTGTGTCGCCCGGCTGCACAGAGCCCGAGTTCACGACTGCGCCGTAGGCGGTCAAGAAAGCGCAGCCCAACATGGCGAGCTCCGGCCTGTTGGCCAACCTCGGCGGGAGCTTGGCGACCGCTGAGGCTGGGACCACAGCCTCCTGCGCCCAGAGGCCTCCCAGAAATATCCTCAAGGGCTCGCCGCTCTTCCTCCTTCTGAGCCGCGTAGTGCCGTCCAATAGCACTCCCTTTAATCTGACCTCTGAGAACCTCTCGCAGAGGTTCTCGTGGCCTCTGGCGCAGTTCCTACATCTGCCGCAGGGCCATATGAAGCTGGTGACCACTAAGTCGCCGCGGGAGAGCCCTTGCACGTCAGGCCCCACTTCGATTACCTCGGCCACGGCCTCATGGCCTGGCACCAAGGGGGGCGGCACGGGGGTTGCCCCCTCTAGGACGTAGAGGTCGCTGTGGCAGACTCCCGCCGCTTTGACTCTAAGCGCCACTTCCCCCGACTTGGGAGGCTCTACGTCTACCTCCTCTATAACGAGCTCACTGTTATATTTCTCCAATATAGCGGCCTCCATGGTGCGCGTTGAAAGGACTCTTTTAAAATTTTTTCTAAAAGATATTAATATTTTATATTTATCATTATATTCTATTAAGTTCTAATGTAAAGAATAAAAAGATTTATATTAAGTCTGTTTTCAAGCGATAATGATTCCGCGGCTCATGTGCACTCAACATCCTGACACGACCGTCAAGATAACGGCGGGCGAGGAGGTAGACGAGGCCCTTGTGGCCTACACTGCGTACGGATGCGAGGAGGTCATGGTCGATTATGAGGGCAAGCTGACGCCCTTCACTCAGCCCAAGGAGATCGTCATGAGGGCGTTGGCCGCCGGCGTGAAGTTGGGCGAGAAGTTCTTCATCACTCCCAGGCTTCCGAACCCCAAACTGGAGGAGTTCGATAGGGCGATGCTGTCTCTTGAGGCGGCGGTAGTGGCCAACTACTTCTCGCTTAAGTATATGGACACCCAGGCGGTGAGGTGGGTCGTGTTGCCCATGGTGGAGGACCTAGACACAGTTCTCCTGGTTAGGAGAATGTTGAGGAGGAAAATACAAGCATACAGGGAGGAGACAAACCTCGAGATCTCCGACATAGAGGTTATACCGCTGATCGAGGACGCCTTCGCCCAACTCAAATTTGAGGCGTTTCTCGCCGAGATAATGAGGGACGGGCGCGTGGAGAGCTTCCGCCTGTTCTTGGGCAAGTCAGACTCAGCTGTGAAGTACGGACACATAGCCTCGGCTCTGGCAATCGTCTGGGTGTTGTCCAGAGTGAGGAGGGCCGAACAGGAGCTGGGCATCAAGATACATCCCATCCTCGGCATGGGCACTCCGCCCTTCAGAGGAGCTATAAACAACCCTGCTCTGGCCCACCTGGAGGTGATTCAATACGCCGGCTACCACACTGCCACTATCCAGTCGGCTATACGTTACGATGCGTCCTTCGAGGACTATATCAAGGTGAAGGACTCCATACTGAACGCCTGTTGCATGGACGCGAGAGGGGTCGACGATGTGGACAAGCTCGTGGGCGAGGCAGCCACGAGCTACAAGTCCGTAGTAGCGAAATATGTGAACGCGCTCCTCGAGGTGGCGAGGCTAGTGCCCTCCACGAGGGACAGAGTCAGTTGGAAGGTCTACGGGAGACAGTTCGTGGCCGAGGATAGAGCAGTCAATATGCCCAGAGCAATAGTCTATACCTCCACTTGGTACGCGATGGGCCTCCCGCCCATATTCTTGGACTCGCCCTTTATAGTGAAGTTGGCCAAGGAGGACAGGCTAGACGGCTTGCTCAAGTCGCTCCCTACTCTCAAGAAGGAGTGGGAGTACGACTCGGAGTTCTTCGACTACGACACTGCCGCCAAATACATCGGAGAGGAATTGATAAAAAGCGTCAGAGAGGCCATGGACTACATGGGCATAAACCCGAGGACGAACGGAGCCTACGCGGCGCTTCTGAGGATGCCCCGGAGCGAGTCCAACATAATCGCCATGGGCAAATACAGAAAGTTCCTGGGTTAATATGTCGTTGGGACAGTTTGTTAAGAGAAGCCCGCTGACCGCACGCCCCGAGACTCCGTTGAGAGAGATCGTCAGACTCATGGCCGAGAACAACGTTGGCTCCGTCGTCCTAGTCGACGATGCCAATAAGCCCGTGGGTATTATTACTGAGAGGGACGTAGTGAAGGCGCTCGCCAGAGGTCTCACATTGGACGACCAAGCCTCCCGGGCCGGCACTATGGGGGACCTAGTGACGGCGCAGCCCTCCGAGGACGCCTACGTTGCACTGAAAAGAATGCGCGAGAGGAGGATAAGGCACTTGGTCTTGGTGAATAACGACGGGACTCTCGCCGGCGTGATATCTATACGCGATCTGTTGGAGGATGTAGCGTTAAAATACCTCGGGGATAAAGTATGGTGGCCTCCTCCGGAGGATTGAAGGTCGGGGATCTTGTCAGAAGACCCCCCTTGGTCATCCACCCCGACTCCACGTTGTTGGAGGCGGTTGACAGACTGATGGAGCACAACGTGGGCGCTCTGGTCGTCGTTAGGCGGGAGGAGCCCGACAAGGCTGTGGCGGTGCTCTCGGAGAGAGACATAGTGCGGGCCCTCAACATGAGGATGGCCCTCTCCACGCCCGTCGAGGCCTTTATGTCTCCAGGGGTTATCTCCATAGAGTACGACCAGCCGTTGTCGAAAGCCGCCGAGCTTATGTGGAGATACAACGTAAGACATTTAGTTGTCACCAAGGAGGGCAAGCTCTACGGAGTCATATCTATACGCGACTTGATCAAGCCTGAATCGCTCCAGGCGATATGTAGGGAGGGGCTGTTTCACAGTTCTTGATCGTTGCCCCCATGCCCGATGGCCCCGCGCCGGAGGCAGCCGGGCTGTCAGCGAAGGCGCAGGCGAGGAGGAGGCCCTTGGGCGCGAGCGGCCGGCTGCAATCAGCGGTGGACGCCTAGGGACAGACGGGGCGCCTGACCATATAAATATGGTATATACTGGAAAGGGGAAATATATAGCATTACCTCTATAATTTATTTATTGAACATCTTTATGGTACTGGCCTATCTCGTTGCCGCCGGCATGAGCAAGATAGGCAAGAGGGAGGAGAGCTCGCGGGAGCTCGTCGAAGAGGCCTTCCGCGAGGTCCTAGAGGTCGTGGATCCGAGGGAGATAGAGGCGGTCTACGTCGGCGTCCAGTCTGAGACGTACGAGCACCAGATAATGTACGGCTCCCTCATCGCTGAGGCGCTCGGCCTCCTGCCCAGGGAGGCGTATAGAGTTGAAGCGTGCGCCGCCGCAGGCGCGTTGGCGCTTCATAACGCCGTATTGGCGGTCAGATCGGGGCTTGTTGACGTTGCTCTGGCGGTGGGCGTCGAGAAGATGACCGCCAAGAGCACTCAAGAGGTCACAGACGCCCTCATGGCGGCCAGCGACCTCGTCGACCAGCTCAGCGGAGTGACGATACCTGCCCACTACGCCATGGTGGCGAGGAGGTATATGTACCTCTACGGCGCAACTGAGGAGGATCTGTGCGCCGTGGCTGTCAAAAACCACAGACACGCTTTAGAAAACCCCAAGGCCCACTTCAGAAAGGCCATAAGCGTGGAAGAGTGCCTCAGGAGCAAGCCCGTGGCCACTCCGTTGAAGTTGCTCGATTCGGCGCCCATAAGCGACGGAGCGGCACTCGCCGTAGTGGCCTCCGAGAGGGCCGCGAGGAGGCTGACCGACGCGCCGGTGAAGATATTGGCGTCGACGGTGGCCACGGACACTCTGAGCGTATCCCAGAGGGACGACCTAATCTGGCCCAGGGCAGTGTACGAGGCCGCCCAGAGGGCCTACAGACAGTCGGGCCTGGAGCCCTCGAAGATCCAAGTGGCCGAGGTTCATGACGCCTTCACTATAAACGAGATACTCATGTACGAGGCCCTGGGATTTGCCGAGAGGGGGAAGGGGTATCTGCTTGCGCGAGAGGGCCAGACCTACATAGGAGGGAAAATACCGGTAAACCCAGATGGCGGCCTCAAGGCCAGGGGACACCCCATCGGCGCCACGGGCTTAGCCCAGATCTATGAGCTCTACCTACAGCTGACGGGTAGAGCGGGGCGGAGGAACACGGGCGCCGAGATCGGAATAGCCGTCAACGAGGGCGGCGTCAACTCAACGGCGGTGGTACACATACTGTCGGCATGACCTCCCTCCTCTTCAGAGGGCTGGCGGAGGGGAAGCTCTTGGGCTCAGTCTGTCCGAGCTGCGGGGCGCGCGCCTTTCCGCCGAAGCGCCTCTGTCCCAAGTGCTACAGAGAGATGGAGATTGTGGAAATACCCAAGAGGGGGTATGTGTTGACCTACAGCGAGGTCTACGTCTCTAACGGCCTCTACGATCCTCCCTATACGGTGGCCATAGCCGATTTCGGCGGGTTCAGAGTGCCTGGGCTTGTGGACGGCAGAGTAGAGATAGGAGACGCAGTGGAGTGGAGCGTGGCTGAGACCAAAGCGGGCCTGTGGTACAAGTTCAAGAGGGCTGGAGACAATCCTTAATAATAATGTCTTTCTAGAGATCTATGGAGTTCTCTATAACTGGAGAGGACAAGATATTCCTCGATTCGGTCAAGGCGTTCGTCGAGCGCGAGATAGCGCCCCGTTGGGTCGATATCGACGAAGGGAGATGGGCCATAGAGGACGTCGCCGCAGCTCTCGGCAAGGCGGGGCTCATAGGGATCCCCCTAAGCTCTAGGTACGGAGGCCAAGACGGCGCATTTCTGCAGGCGGCTCTGGCCGTGGAGGAGTTGGCGTACGCCGACCCCTCGCTCGCAACTCCGGTCTACGTACTGCTTGAGACTGCGTGGCCCTTCGTAGTGCAGAGGTACGGCAGAGATGAGGTCAAGGAGGAGGTCCTGCCCGAGGTGGCCAAAGGCAGGGCCTTCGTGGGGATAGCGTCCACGGAGCCTCAAGGAGGGAGCGACGTGGCCTCTTTCCAGACCAAGGCTGTGAGGGAGGGGGGCGTCTGGAGGCTGTACGGCGAGAAGAACATGGTGACCGGCGTGGCGACGGCACTGAACCTCCCCTACGGCGGCGGCGCGGTGGCCATAGTTAGGACGGGGAGGCCCGAGGACAAACATAGGGGTATAAGCCTCTTCCTAGCTTTGCTCAAGAGGAGGGGGATCAAGAGGGAGGGGTTCACCTATAGAGACTGGGGCGAAATAGGGCGGCACGGACTTCCCACGGGGTATCTCACCTTCAACGGGCTGGAGGTCGAGGAGCAGTTCCTCTTGGGAGAGCTCAACGGCGGCTTCAAGATAGCCATGGAGGGCTTCGACTTGGCCAGGACCATGATAGGCGCGGCGGCCGTCGGAGCAACTCGATGGCTCTTGGACAGAGGCCTTGAGTGGATAAGGCAGAGGACAGTGTTCGGGAGGCCCATCGCCTCATATCAAGCGATCTCCTTCAAATTCGCAGAGCTCTACGCGCGCCTGGAGGCAGCGAGGTTGGCGGTGTATAAGGCGGCGTGGATAGCCGATAGATTCTTCAGAGGGGACACGGCGTTCACCATCAAGGACGTGGCAACCGCTGGGGCCACGGCGAAGCTCCTCGCCGTCCCGCTCGCCGTAGAGACGGCGTTGGAGGTCATGAAGTGGTTCGGCGGAGCTGCGTACTTTAAGGAGACCAACGTCGCGCGGGTCCTGTTGGGGGCTCTGTCCTACTACGTGGGCGCCGAGGGGGCAGAGAATATAATGAAGCTGATAATAGCTAGGAACATCGTGGGGAAGGACTATGTCTAAGTATCCACAGCTGGGGGAGGAGCACGAGCTGGTGAGAAAGACGGCTAGGGAGTTCGCCGAGAGGAGGGTGGTGCCGGCCGCCAGAGCTATCGACGAAGGCAACTATCCCAGAGACCTCTTGAGGGAAATGGGCGATCTGGGACTCCTAGCTCCACATATACCTCAAGAGTTCGGCGGCGCCGGCCTAGACTTCAGAAGCATGGTGATAGTAGTGGAGGAGATAGCTAAGGCGAGCCCCGCCTTAGCCACGGTAGCGGAGGTGCAGGGCTCCATGATATCCTATAACCTATACCGATACGCTCAGCCCAACGTCAGAGAGAAGTGGTTGGAGGACGTGGCCAAGGGCCGGAAGATAGTGGCCTTCGCCCTCTCCGAGCCGTGTTGCGGCAGCGATGCTGCGGCTATACAGACGAGGGCCGAGAGGAGGGGCGGAGAGTGGGTCATTAACGGCGTAAAGCTGTGGATAACCTCGGGCCTATACGCCGACGCCTACCTAGTGGCCGCCAGGACGGGGCCGCCGGAGCTGAGGCATAAGTCCATCAGCCTCTTCCTAGTGGAGAGATCGAGATGTATTGAGACATCGCCCATAAAGGTCATGGGAGTCCACGGGACGGGCACCGCCGAGGTCAAATTCAACGACTGCGTTGTGGGGGAGGAGGCGCTGGTGGGGAAGCTCAACGAGGGCTTCCAAGTGGTCTTGGACGATTTGAACAACGGAAGGACTTGCGTGGGGGCAATAGGCTTGGGCATAGCTGAGGCGGCCTTCGCCGAGGCCTACGCCTACTCGAAGAAGAGGACCGCCTTCGGGAGGCCGCTGGCCGAGTTCCAAGTCCTCCAACACTACCTCGCCAACGCCTACGTCCAGACAGAAGCCGTGAGGAACGTGGTCTATCTGGCGGCCTTCTACAGAGATGCGGACGATCCGAGCTTCCCCATGTATGCCCAGCTGGCCAAAGTGTTGGGCTCTAGACTGGCCGTCGAGACCACCAGAGTCGCCATGCAGATCATGGGGGGCTTCGGCTACTCCACCGAGTCGAGGGTCGAGATGTTGTATAGAGACGCCAAGGCCACTGAGATCTATGAGGGCGCGAACGAGGTCATATTGAACACGATATATAAATTCTTGGAGAAAGCTCTATAGGGGCCTCTTCAGCTCGTAGGGCCTCCACCCGAGCTGTCTCCTGAACTCGTTTATGAGCTCCACGGCCTTTTCCTTCTCCTCCTTGGGCATATCCCGCTTGTGGAGGACTCCCATGAACAAGGCGTAGAGTCTCGCGTTTATCACCTTGGGAGAAAGGCCGTACTCCATGTCCTCCTTGAGCTCGTCCAATATCTCCTTCACCTCTTCGGCGCTCGTTAGGCCCTTC includes:
- a CDS encoding aldehyde dehydrogenase family protein, producing MPDVVVVNPATEEVLAVLPSASREEVRRAIDEAEDAFYRWSELPLRERAKLLRRAADLIEADDTLINTLVAESGKPIRDARAELRRAIEIFRASAEEAKYILEGKIPRVDAYDYPLANENRIAMEVREPMGVVAGALSYNNPASTFAHKIAPVIAAGNTVIAKPSSHTPLTALKMAQILQKAGVPQGVVQVVVGSGEEIFNEFVDNPKVVGISFTGSTAVGLQVAAKAAGRGKKFMIAPGGSDPAIVFADADLEAAASIIARARFENAGQNCNATKRVFVERKVYDKFLDILRRKIAAIKVGDPMDESTEMGPVISDKMVKAMEGIVADAVEKGGKLLYGGRRMQRKGYFFEPTLVAFDGRPPEAKAFREEVFGPVLPVAPFEDEREAVELANWTQYGLQSAVFTSDYKRAFRVARAIKAGAVMINDSTRVRFDALPYGGVKMSGLSAGWREGVRSTMLLFTEIKYYVLNIA
- a CDS encoding 4-hydroxyphenylacetate 3-hydroxylase family protein, which encodes MGLRTGDQYVEGLRRRKHVEVYVLGKLVEDVTTHPFLKPSVKAFKATFDAAFDEDTRALARVKSPFIGEEINRFVHIHQGPEDLVAKVKLLRKLSHKVGTCFQRCVGWDALNTMYIVTGKLAEREGKKVYFERFVEYLKYVQKNDLALAGAMTDVKGVRSLRPHEQPNKDAYVHVVEERGDGIVVRGAKANITGVAVVDEVVVMPTRAMTEKDAEYAVAFAIPLDTPGVKVVVGRQVNDLRRFEGEIDGLPYLFNHEGLVIFEDVFVPWERVFFYKEWKHSGELVEIFASFHRQGYAGCKSGLGDVIIGASFNLARQLGIADKPHVQEKLTEMVFLNETMYSAGLAASWEGRKLLKDGGWWVNPMFANITKHLVARFPYEIARLSHDIAGGIIATGPSEADLKNPDLRKLIEKYIQGVPEFTAEDRLRMVRLLENISLSAAYLVESVHGAGSPQAQRISIQRLYDLQKAEMIARRLAGMTNAQLDQKVEPHKPSDAER
- a CDS encoding CBS domain-containing protein; translated protein: MKVGRAARSPPVTADPSLSIRDAARLMAERRIGLLVLTRGNEIFGVVSERDIVRAVAQGLDLGAPIGAIATRSVITIDAEATLAEAARLMREKGVRHLVVTKGGRLYGVLSIRDVVDEMAHLEMAAEGAINVEHTAPAD
- a CDS encoding succinate dehydrogenase/fumarate reductase flavoprotein subunit, translated to MDFIYCDVVVVGSGLAGLRAAIAAAESKPDLEVCVVTKVSGPRSHSIAAEGGMAGVLYPEKTGDSAELHAYDTVKGGDFLVDQDAALMLAQEAPKEIFYLEKLGVPWNRDADGRIALRLFGGMSKPRTAFARDKTGFFVMSALYRAARSLPIKFYEEHLVTKLFIKRGQFAGLIALDLRRGELRLFRAKAGVIATGGGGRMFKLTTMGFANTGEMWGIALREGIALKDMEFVQWHPTALVPSGILISEAARAEGAYLVNKLGERFMARYAPQRMELAPRDVVARAIATECMAGRGFIHEESKMCYVGLDLRHIDPQRMKERLPLLMEVVRTYAGLDPTKDLIPVAPAVHYFMGGIHTDLHGRVLDANGRWIIGLWAAGEAASVSVHGANRLGSNSLAECAVWGRLTGIQAAEFASSTQQPPALDLEAKTVYGAEERRIFDKLLHRESGGISLGQVKSAIQEALHSGAGIFRHKSTIEEALTKVTRTAAKVMQVNVHDVGRTYNMELKELLELDGAVLAAQVILMGAYFRQESRGSHYRLDHPSRDDSRWLVHTIAYRYGDGVVLKWEPVRILKWPPEVRSY
- a CDS encoding 2Fe-2S iron-sulfur cluster-binding protein — translated: MKVILTVKRYRDGAQYEQKYTVDADSNTTILDLLIKVRDDLDGSLAFRYACRMGICGACMVKINGTPRLACATKISDLGTNAVYVEPLTDKVVKDLIAEL
- a CDS encoding zinc-binding dehydrogenase, encoding MEAAILEKYNSELVIEEVDVEPPKSGEVALRVKAAGVCHSDLYVLEGATPVPPPLVPGHEAVAEVIEVGPDVQGLSRGDLVVTSFIWPCGRCRNCARGHENLCERFSEVRLKGVLLDGTTRLRRRKSGEPLRIFLGGLWAQEAVVPASAVAKLPPRLANRPELAMLGCAFLTAYGAVVNSGSVQPGDTVAVIGTGGVGLAIVQVARAVGARVIAVGRNPEKLKLAAEMGAEVVNARDGDAVAEVRKLTDGRGADVVVEAVGSEQTVEQAIDMASTGGRVVLVGLMGLGKKAPLHVARVVRGGISVIGSYGARPRVDLPKVIGMVERGLLRPELMARDFYKLEQINEAVEALRSGRSIRPIVLP